The genomic window gttgtttgtgtcatCGTCACTCTCTTGTCTCTTCCAGATCTGGAAGAGAAAAGACAACAACTCATTATTATGTGCAAAGACtattttttacttaattttAAACTGCAATCTGGTATAAAAAAATCATCTGATACAGGTTTTGAAATCTTAATATTGAATACTTAATACTTTGTCCTAAGAATGTGTTTTAttaactgacttttttttaacccagAAAATACAAGGATTCAGTCCTTCACGAAATTTATCAGCTAAATAACCCCTGAAACACCAAATTTAATTGTCTGCATCACTGCACAACAGTGAAACTCGTATGTAAAGAACAAAAGGAACCTGCATGTTGAAAAGAGTAATACTGgtctattttttttcatattactACTATAACTCCCAAGCATTAGACATTCAAAACACCTGAGACAGTCAAGTGACATCAGAAGCTGCAACTCTATTGCGATTGACCTTTAACATTTACAGACATAgtgtgctttgagcaccatcAGATGAAAGGTAATGAATTTATGAGGTAGTTTTATGTTGCACAGAAAAACATGGAGCCAAGCCTctgtaacatttacattttccacCATGCACAGAATGAGTGGGAAGACTTGCCTGGATGTAGGCCTCTGACAGTGTAATCATCTGGGGGAGAATGTCGGTCACCTGCAGGTCCTGCATCTCATACCACTTCCCAGTTCCCTGATTAAACACAGATATTATTTGAACGTATATTAACACGACACTGGCTTTGTCAAAACAAAATTTGATCCATTTGTTAGGTTGTTTGTAGTCATGGAAACAGAGATTATTTCAGAGAAGTATCTGGCTGCAACCTACATGATGCAGAACATGAATTCTGTACGCTCCCTCAGTGGGTTTCCCATCATGGACAACGTTGGCAACGAGGTCATAcgttgtgtttttctctgttagTTGAGCTTCTTCTGTTAAGTACTCACGAAGGTCAACATTCCTGTTGAAGCAAATACAAAGTGACAACATGAACAAGTGCACATTCATACTGAGGAAAAAATACACTCGTCCATCTTATCGCTTCTCACAAAAGTTACACACAACAACCATTCAAAACTGTTATTAGCATGCACTTTGTGATTCAATGCATCATTATTCGTGTTACAGTGTATGGACAGCACTTACGTGATGGGGAAATTGACAATCGTGGGGTTCTTTTCCACAAAGAAGTTGTTCTTGGTGAATCTTTTGATGCAAAAGATGAGGTACGGAGGCAGTTTGGTCAGCTGGAACCTTTTGAGAAAATTCTCTTTGTAGGTTTTGTACTCCTGGATGTAAATGAGATGGGAAAATCACGCACGCACATTTAGAgtgcttacaaaaataaataaataaaagtgggTGGCGCAGCTTTGATACCAAGTGGGGCTGATTGCCTGCTGCCCGCTGCAGTTTAAATGGCTTAAATGGTTTAAATTTGCTTGGTCCTGTTGTCTGTAGTTGGCAGAAGTTATTATTTCTTGTAAAAAAGGTTGTAACACAAACAAGTTTTCAGGATCTCAAGCATCTTCCTGAGAGTATTACCAACCATGAACGCAGCAGGACAGCATGGTAAAATTGGGCTTACTTGACAGCACAAACATAGCAACCCCAACACAGAACATACAAACGGGGAACTGAGCTGTATGACAGCAAGCTGAAGAGAACAGGTACGTGCTCAGTTGGATTAACAtctgtgttaaactgtgtgggaAATGTGCCACAGAGCATTATGTTAAATTGTGTCATTTTCTGGTTTCGTATCTGCTCAAAGTGCCACCATTTTTCCACCTAGAAACACCATTTGCTGTGACTGTGtcaaaatgtaataattatGTTTTAAGCCCAAACAAAATCTTCATCAGCACCAAAGCTTTTCTGTAAGATTACTGCATTGTAGCACTGCTTTAAGTCATTTTCcccacttttattttatgttgcatTTCATATCTGAGACAAGAAGATGTGAATAAAGTGGTACCTTCTCTGTGCTGCCGTTAAACTTGCCCAAGATGTTGAAGAGAGGGACCTGTGGGATAATAAGCTGCTCCTTCTCATCCTTGTAAAGTGGAGCTGTTGGGAGGTCAAGGGTCAGAAACAGGAAGGTGGACTCGGACATCTGCTCCTGGTACTCCTCTGTCACAAGCATTGCCTCTTTCTCCTCTGGTgtctggaaaataaaaacaccacatGGTTTCTGTTAAAGAACCTAAAATCATAGCAGAGTTAGATTTGAGGGCATAAAGAGAATATTCTTTTTGCTCTTTGCCTCGTATCTGCAAATCATCACCTCCTTAGtcagttatttttgttatttttttattcctaATTCCAACTATTTTAACATTGTGTAAGAGAACTAAATGCTGGACACCTCAAAATCAAGCTTAAAGCAAGCCAAAGTAATGTATGTTAAATAATCTGCCAAAAATGTAGCTCTGACTTAACTTTAATTGACAcggaaatcaataaatatagaaaaaaaaatccacatttttCAACATATCACTAGCTACAAAACTCTTTACGCAAACAACTTAAAACAAAGTTATGAACAACCCTGCGCTATTCTATTAGTAAAACATTATATTGCACATGTAAATTAAGGATTTCATTACACAAGCAAAAACTCACTAAATCTGGGTGTGGAAGTTTCTTGGAGAAGATCCGCATGGAGCCTTGAAATGCTTTTGTGATGATTGCTATGAGGGCAGAAAGACAAATGGGGAATGAGGTTAATTCACATGCTCCAACAATCAATTATatgaaacatgcacacacaagatTGTACATGCTCaaactaaaactaaattaaaccgtagagaaaaacaaaagcaaaagcacTTCTTTGGAACTGCTGGTGCCCCCTACTGACAGATTTCAACACACATGGTTCATTATTGTCTAAAATACcctgcaagttttgtaatgaCTGGACAATCAATTTATAATTTGACATCACTGTGCCAAACACGAATCACATGAAACACTTAATTTGCATATATATGACAGAAGAATTGAGTATTAACCCCCTCTGATTCTCCTCctacttacatgtttttttctttgtgcctCCAAGAGCACCATGCAGAGCATTCAAGAACCATGTCATGAAGTCCACAGCATCTCCTGCAGAACAGAAAACAATCAATGAGCACTGTAACCTCTACAGGGCAGCACATGTTAAAAGCCTACTTCAGATCTGCAGTACACAGTATAGTCCAGGACTACAGTCTCTGGCAAATGAAACATTACCTTGTTTGGTGATTTGGAAGTTCTTCTTGCTGCACAGCACCACAGCCTGCAGCATCTCATGTGGAGACACATGGGCCTTGAAGTTTCTTGGATTCCAAAGTTTGCGCATCAGCTCACCAAACCTCTGCACCAAGAGGAACATGATGTCCCCCGGTGGTCTGCGGATACCCCTGTAGTTTTCCTCCTCCAGGAAGTAGTTTCGCAGTGGTGGAA from Epinephelus moara isolate mb chromosome 8, YSFRI_EMoa_1.0, whole genome shotgun sequence includes these protein-coding regions:
- the usp39 gene encoding U4/U6.U5 tri-snRNP-associated protein 2 is translated as MKVSLKREREAEVDDDDDDRVAAKIGRGRVIEDRRSRHCPYLDTINRSVLDFDFEKLCSISLSHINVYACLICGKYFQGRGLKSHAYTHSVQFTHHVFLNLHTLKFYCLPDNYEIIDSSLEDITYVLKPTFTKQHIAGLDKQGKLYRAYDGTTYLPGIVGLNNIKANDYANVVLQAFSNVPPLRNYFLEEENYRGIRRPPGDIMFLLVQRFGELMRKLWNPRNFKAHVSPHEMLQAVVLCSKKNFQITKQGDAVDFMTWFLNALHGALGGTKKKTSIITKAFQGSMRIFSKKLPHPDLTPEEKEAMLVTEEYQEQMSESTFLFLTLDLPTAPLYKDEKEQLIIPQVPLFNILGKFNGSTEKEYKTYKENFLKRFQLTKLPPYLIFCIKRFTKNNFFVEKNPTIVNFPITNVDLREYLTEEAQLTEKNTTYDLVANVVHDGKPTEGAYRIHVLHHGTGKWYEMQDLQVTDILPQMITLSEAYIQIWKRQESDDDTNNHTGV